Proteins found in one Brevibacillus brevis genomic segment:
- a CDS encoding cation transporter translates to MTNITLNVEGMSCNKCVARIENTLKDLGAEGKVNLAEKKVEVSYNESNLTLDTVKEAIEDQGYDVV, encoded by the coding sequence ATGACAAATATCACATTGAACGTAGAAGGTATGTCTTGCAACAAATGCGTAGCGCGCATTGAGAACACATTGAAAGATCTGGGTGCAGAAGGCAAAGTAAACCTGGCTGAAAAAAAGGTTGAGGTTTCCTATAACGAGAGTAACTTGACTCTGGATACAGTAAAAGAAGCAATCGAAGACCAAGGCTACGACGTCGTTTAA
- a CDS encoding VanZ family protein: protein MMETKSRKVILVGTICYTILILFFMFFAFNRLDGATSVEGYTFILVPEGVPLKFPELTYSWIVDFGNVAAFIPFGILFPLLYRVRFGKFISLFVIAILVLETIQALTYLGSFDINDVISNTLGAAIGYVAYRVGFSSNISYKKLIASALTIVVLIFGVMVVSEILKKREGPVQSLTVMKEMTGTTPMTENLPSFTVAGERIEPKMNVYSSEGEPTKTYTYILGNKENVWLSFYFGIPDNGDSTGEAKIIVDGQEISQLNEQSYQGAEALRELPFNEVNEITIIVSGNAKLWDVGVRGMQHWWE from the coding sequence ATGATGGAAACGAAATCACGGAAAGTCATCTTAGTTGGCACCATCTGCTATACGATTTTAATTTTATTTTTTATGTTCTTTGCGTTTAACAGGCTCGACGGTGCAACTAGTGTAGAAGGATATACCTTTATCCTTGTCCCAGAAGGAGTACCACTTAAATTTCCGGAACTAACTTATTCCTGGATTGTTGATTTCGGAAACGTTGCTGCTTTTATCCCTTTTGGAATATTATTTCCCCTGTTGTATCGTGTCAGATTTGGGAAGTTCATATCCTTGTTTGTCATAGCGATTCTCGTTTTAGAAACGATTCAGGCTTTAACGTATCTTGGCAGCTTTGATATCAATGATGTGATATCCAATACATTAGGTGCAGCCATTGGCTATGTTGCCTATCGAGTAGGATTTTCTTCAAATATTTCTTATAAAAAGCTCATTGCTTCGGCTCTAACGATTGTTGTACTTATATTTGGAGTCATGGTAGTCTCTGAAATCCTCAAAAAAAGAGAAGGCCCTGTCCAATCATTAACGGTTATGAAAGAAATGACAGGAACTACACCTATGACGGAGAACCTCCCAAGCTTCACCGTAGCAGGTGAGCGAATAGAACCGAAAATGAACGTGTATAGCAGTGAAGGTGAACCAACCAAAACATACACCTATATTCTGGGGAACAAAGAAAATGTCTGGCTTTCTTTCTATTTCGGCATTCCCGACAACGGAGACTCAACGGGTGAAGCCAAAATCATCGTAGATGGACAAGAAATATCTCAGTTAAACGAACAATCCTATCAAGGGGCAGAGGCTTTAAGGGAGTTGCCTTTTAACGAGGTAAACGAAATTACCATTATCGTTTCCGGAAACGCTAAGCTGTGGGATGTTGGAGTCCGTGGAATGCAGCATTGGTGGGAGTGA
- a CDS encoding heavy metal translocating P-type ATPase yields MSAKTAEATVAISGMTCAACALRIEKGLGKMEGVETANVNLALEKSTVVFDPTKTNIDDIRSKIESLGYGVVTDKVELNISGMTCAACSTRIEKGLNKTAGVLKANVNLAMETATVEYDSSQVSVTDIIQKVEKLGYQATRKEEGKEEEKVDRRQEEIKRQTRKFWISAILSLPLLWSMVSHFSFTSFIWLPEILMNPWVQLALATPVQFIIGAQFYVGAFKALRNKSANMDVLVALGTSAAYFYSLWVAINSIGAHGGHMLELYFETSAVLITLIVLGKLFEMKAKGRSSEAIRKLMGLQAKTAVVVRDGVEMTIPVEEVRLGDVVHVKPGDKVPVDGIVMEGQSAVDESMLTGESIPVDKAAGDTVIGATLNKNGFLKVQATKVGKETALAQIIKVVEEAQGTKAPIQRVADSISGIFVPIVVGIAILTFLIWYFFVIPGNFGEALEKAIAVLVIACPCALGLATPTSIMAGSGRAAELGILFKGGEHLETAHHLDTIVLDKTGTVTKGEPELTDVIAIDIEEQELLSLVGAAEKNSEHPLAQAIVRGIADKGITLSDTGSFEAIPGFGIRATVAGKEVLVGTRRLLEKHQISYHAVSDTMLALERSGKTAMLAVVEGKLAGLIAVADTIKPTSKQAVQRMKAMGLTVIMMTGDNRQTAEAIAREAGIDHVIAEVLPEGKAAEVKKLQEQGKKVAMVGDGINDAPALATADVGMAIGTGTDVAMEAADITLMRGELTSVADAIEMSKLTIRNIKQNLFWALAYNTLGIPIAAIGFLAPWLAGAAMAFSSVSVVLNALRLQRVKL; encoded by the coding sequence ATGAGTGCCAAAACAGCAGAGGCAACAGTCGCAATTTCAGGGATGACTTGCGCAGCTTGTGCACTGCGCATCGAAAAGGGCTTGGGAAAAATGGAGGGAGTCGAGACCGCCAACGTCAATCTGGCTTTGGAAAAATCCACAGTCGTGTTCGATCCAACGAAAACGAACATCGACGACATCCGCTCCAAAATCGAATCGCTCGGCTATGGCGTCGTCACTGACAAGGTGGAGCTAAACATCTCGGGAATGACATGTGCGGCTTGCTCCACACGGATCGAAAAAGGCTTGAACAAAACAGCCGGGGTTCTGAAGGCAAACGTGAACCTGGCGATGGAAACCGCCACTGTTGAGTACGATTCCTCACAGGTAAGTGTGACGGACATTATTCAAAAGGTAGAAAAGCTAGGGTATCAGGCCACTCGCAAGGAAGAAGGAAAAGAAGAAGAGAAAGTAGATCGTCGCCAGGAAGAAATCAAACGGCAGACCCGCAAGTTCTGGATTTCCGCGATTCTTTCGCTCCCGCTGCTCTGGTCGATGGTGAGCCACTTTTCCTTCACCTCATTTATCTGGCTGCCTGAAATCTTGATGAATCCGTGGGTACAGCTCGCATTGGCAACACCCGTACAATTCATCATCGGAGCACAGTTTTACGTGGGAGCTTTCAAAGCCCTTCGCAACAAGAGTGCCAACATGGATGTGCTGGTGGCTCTCGGTACCTCGGCTGCTTATTTCTACAGTTTATGGGTCGCGATCAACTCCATCGGTGCTCATGGTGGCCACATGCTGGAGCTGTACTTTGAGACCAGTGCGGTACTGATCACGTTGATCGTTTTGGGTAAACTGTTTGAGATGAAAGCAAAGGGGCGCTCTTCGGAAGCGATCCGCAAGCTGATGGGCTTGCAAGCAAAAACAGCCGTAGTCGTACGGGATGGCGTCGAAATGACCATTCCTGTAGAAGAAGTAAGACTGGGCGACGTCGTTCACGTGAAGCCGGGCGACAAAGTACCTGTAGATGGCATCGTCATGGAAGGACAGTCCGCAGTTGATGAGTCCATGCTGACTGGTGAAAGTATTCCGGTGGATAAAGCCGCAGGCGATACCGTCATCGGCGCTACCTTGAACAAAAACGGTTTCTTGAAGGTCCAGGCAACCAAAGTAGGAAAAGAAACGGCACTGGCGCAAATCATTAAAGTAGTGGAAGAAGCACAAGGAACAAAAGCACCGATTCAGCGTGTAGCTGACAGCATCTCCGGGATTTTTGTCCCAATCGTAGTAGGGATTGCTATTCTTACTTTCTTGATCTGGTACTTCTTCGTTATACCTGGCAACTTCGGTGAGGCTTTGGAAAAAGCAATTGCCGTACTCGTAATCGCTTGCCCATGCGCCCTCGGTTTGGCAACACCGACCTCGATCATGGCGGGCTCTGGACGCGCAGCTGAGCTGGGCATCCTGTTCAAAGGCGGGGAGCATCTGGAGACGGCTCACCACCTGGATACGATCGTCCTCGATAAAACAGGAACCGTAACCAAAGGCGAGCCAGAACTGACAGACGTCATCGCCATTGATATCGAAGAGCAAGAGCTGCTCTCTTTGGTTGGTGCCGCTGAGAAAAACTCTGAGCACCCATTGGCTCAAGCTATCGTTCGTGGTATTGCGGATAAAGGAATCACTCTGTCGGATACAGGTTCATTTGAAGCTATTCCTGGTTTTGGTATCCGGGCAACCGTCGCTGGCAAAGAAGTACTCGTCGGTACCCGCCGCTTACTGGAAAAACATCAAATCTCGTACCATGCAGTGTCTGATACCATGCTGGCACTGGAGCGCTCCGGTAAAACGGCGATGCTCGCAGTCGTCGAAGGCAAGCTCGCTGGCCTGATTGCCGTAGCGGATACGATCAAACCAACCTCCAAGCAAGCTGTTCAACGCATGAAAGCAATGGGATTGACTGTGATTATGATGACTGGTGACAACCGTCAAACTGCCGAGGCCATTGCCCGCGAAGCAGGAATCGATCACGTCATCGCAGAAGTCCTGCCTGAAGGCAAAGCCGCAGAAGTGAAAAAACTGCAAGAACAAGGCAAAAAAGTCGCGATGGTCGGCGATGGTATCAACGATGCTCCTGCACTCGCTACCGCTGACGTCGGTATGGCAATCGGTACAGGTACAGATGTGGCTATGGAAGCAGCCGATATTACCTTGATGCGCGGCGAACTGACCAGTGTCGCAGACGCTATCGAGATGAGCAAACTCACCATCCGCAACATCAAGCAAAACCTGTTCTGGGCATTGGCCTACAACACCTTGGGCATCCCGATTGCCGCAATCGGCTTCCTCGCTCCATGGCTTGCCGGTGCTGCAATGGCCTTCAGCTCCGTATCCGTCGTACTCAACGCACTGAGACTGCAACGAGTGAAGCTGTAA
- a CDS encoding ABC transporter permease, which yields MQSNWQAAVSERKMGERRKIAVPLSLEKAATWIVLVPVAFFFMYPLWKLIALSVQTEAGIGLRYFADVITHERTWNAIGHSVTAAGASTLIALVIGVSLAWLCAYTDIRWKSAIHVLALLPLLIPSYVMTLAWTQLAGPQGVLNRAASWLYGGPLELWDVYGLDGIIVVMGLTHYPLVYMLTLSVLYRIPKELEWAAHSSGATATTVFRKVTLPLALPGIAGGGLLAFISGLDNFGVPAFLGIPENIPLLSTLIYEEVIGFGPSAFARASVLSILLGVIALAGTGVQWLFLRKSRVDQTSAEDKSIRRHLERYRRGVEVLVGLFLLVTSVLPLLSMAANAFIKAYGLPFVPQNLTWKHFAFVLFDHVGTRAAIGNSLMLACLTGVLCVVAGTWFAYWRIHRPSFMGKVMEGAVALPYALPGMVLGLAMILTWIEPIPSWQPGIYGTVWLILIAYVTRFLILQVKSSTVSIMQVGKEVEEAARINGGRFWTRWSRILLPLYAPGMATGLFLVFLTAFTELTISSLLWSSGSETIGVVIFSFEQAGSTTHSTALSSLIVVAILLALTMGGLWKRYWQRRIQG from the coding sequence GTGCAAAGTAACTGGCAAGCAGCAGTGTCCGAGCGCAAGATGGGGGAACGGCGAAAAATAGCCGTGCCCCTGTCGTTGGAAAAGGCGGCCACATGGATCGTGCTGGTGCCGGTCGCCTTCTTTTTTATGTATCCGTTGTGGAAGTTGATCGCTCTTAGTGTGCAAACAGAAGCAGGGATCGGTCTTCGATACTTTGCGGATGTGATCACACATGAACGCACGTGGAACGCTATCGGTCACAGCGTTACGGCGGCAGGAGCTTCTACGCTCATCGCGTTAGTCATTGGCGTGTCGTTGGCTTGGTTATGCGCCTATACAGACATACGCTGGAAGTCTGCCATTCATGTACTTGCCCTGTTGCCATTGCTGATTCCCTCGTACGTGATGACCTTGGCCTGGACACAACTGGCAGGTCCGCAAGGGGTATTGAACCGGGCAGCGAGCTGGCTTTATGGTGGGCCTTTGGAGCTGTGGGACGTCTATGGCTTGGACGGGATCATTGTTGTAATGGGTCTAACGCATTATCCGTTGGTCTACATGCTCACGCTGTCCGTTCTGTATCGGATTCCCAAAGAACTGGAATGGGCGGCTCATTCTTCAGGGGCTACGGCTACGACCGTATTTCGCAAGGTGACACTCCCACTCGCCTTACCGGGAATTGCAGGAGGCGGACTGCTTGCTTTTATTTCCGGACTCGATAATTTTGGTGTCCCTGCGTTTCTCGGGATCCCGGAAAATATCCCTTTATTGAGTACGTTGATTTATGAGGAGGTCATCGGATTTGGGCCGAGCGCTTTTGCGAGGGCATCTGTCTTGTCTATTTTGCTTGGCGTGATAGCATTGGCGGGAACAGGAGTACAGTGGCTCTTTTTGCGTAAAAGCCGGGTGGACCAGACCAGTGCCGAGGACAAATCGATTCGCCGTCACTTGGAAAGATATCGACGGGGTGTGGAGGTTCTTGTTGGACTCTTTTTGTTGGTGACGAGTGTGCTTCCTCTCTTGTCCATGGCAGCGAACGCTTTCATCAAGGCGTATGGGTTGCCTTTTGTTCCGCAAAATCTGACATGGAAGCATTTTGCGTTTGTATTGTTTGACCATGTTGGAACGAGAGCGGCCATCGGCAATAGCCTGATGCTGGCCTGCTTGACTGGCGTCTTGTGCGTGGTGGCTGGAACATGGTTCGCTTACTGGCGCATCCATCGGCCTTCCTTTATGGGAAAAGTAATGGAAGGGGCTGTCGCTTTGCCGTATGCTTTGCCCGGTATGGTGCTTGGTCTGGCGATGATTTTAACGTGGATCGAGCCGATTCCCAGCTGGCAGCCAGGAATATATGGAACGGTTTGGCTCATTTTGATTGCGTATGTGACTCGCTTTTTGATCTTGCAAGTAAAAAGCAGTACGGTCTCCATTATGCAGGTGGGCAAGGAAGTAGAAGAAGCAGCACGGATCAACGGTGGTCGATTTTGGACGAGGTGGTCTCGGATATTGCTCCCGCTCTATGCACCGGGAATGGCAACAGGCTTGTTTCTAGTGTTCCTGACAGCATTTACTGAATTGACAATATCATCGCTTCTGTGGTCATCCGGTTCGGAAACGATCGGTGTCGTTATTTTTAGCTTTGAGCAGGCGGGATCAACGACTCATAGCACGGCCCTTTCTTCGTTGATCGTAGTGGCCATCCTGCTGGCTTTGACAATGGGCGGTTTATGGAAACGATATTGGCAACGGAGGATACAGGGATGA
- a CDS encoding PHP domain-containing protein, with translation MLDLHMHTTASDGKLSPRELLIEAKERGVNYLAITDHDTVDGYLLAREDAEQLGIQLIPGIEWNTDGSEDELHILGYGLDISDARLLHVMERRQRERIEWINEIVVGCNRQGLSISMEECMARANGGVMVRTHVAEVIADRGYCSTPQSAFETYLRKGCAAYVPRPIFSAREAIEITHEAGGIAVLAHPGIYPFEVQLDALLEYGIDGIEVYYPRHSAAKMAFWERQAKAHHLIRSGGSDFHGHRSRNPYPVGSVPIPAEVKEWWKCCMFHQH, from the coding sequence ATGCTGGATTTGCATATGCACACGACTGCTTCTGACGGAAAGCTGTCACCTCGGGAATTACTCATAGAGGCCAAAGAGCGTGGTGTGAATTATTTAGCTATTACCGACCATGATACCGTGGATGGTTATCTGCTTGCCCGTGAGGATGCCGAACAGCTCGGCATACAGCTTATACCGGGAATTGAGTGGAATACAGACGGATCGGAGGACGAACTACATATTTTGGGGTACGGCTTAGATATATCCGATGCTCGTTTGCTTCATGTCATGGAAAGACGGCAACGGGAGCGTATCGAGTGGATCAATGAGATAGTTGTGGGCTGCAATCGACAGGGGCTGTCCATTTCTATGGAAGAGTGCATGGCACGGGCGAACGGCGGAGTGATGGTTCGCACGCATGTTGCCGAGGTCATTGCCGACCGGGGCTACTGCTCAACTCCCCAGTCTGCCTTTGAGACGTATTTGCGCAAAGGGTGTGCCGCTTACGTGCCCCGTCCTATCTTTTCTGCACGGGAAGCAATTGAAATTACCCATGAAGCGGGCGGAATTGCTGTACTGGCTCATCCTGGCATCTACCCTTTTGAGGTTCAGCTTGATGCGTTGCTTGAATACGGAATCGACGGCATTGAGGTATATTATCCGAGACATTCTGCAGCAAAGATGGCTTTTTGGGAGAGACAAGCCAAAGCCCATCATCTCATCCGTTCGGGAGGAAGCGACTTTCACGGTCATCGCTCACGCAACCCATATCCGGTCGGTAGCGTGCCAATCCCGGCAGAGGTAAAGGAGTGGTGGAAATGCTGTATGTTTCATCAACACTGA
- the surE gene encoding 5'/3'-nucleotidase SurE has product MNILVTNDDGIFSSGVLCLAQALQPFGNVSIVCPDQERSAISHAITLKSPVKANKVNFFETSLEAWAVNGTPADCVKMAIEVILKEKPDVIVSGINRGPNLGRDVFYSGTISAAIEGAMYQIPSIAISLATLKPNPNFSIVEPLAYEIFETLLRHKLSPETVLNINLPYLSREMVKGVAVTPLAMDVLRYQYVGLNDPQGYMCYWLSDHLSELHFEDEESDYYKLRDGYITITPLQLNMTNTAMKAKIGKWFQGAKQST; this is encoded by the coding sequence TTGAATATTCTCGTAACCAATGACGATGGAATTTTTTCAAGTGGAGTGCTTTGTCTGGCACAGGCACTTCAGCCCTTTGGCAATGTATCCATTGTCTGCCCGGATCAAGAACGTAGTGCGATCAGCCATGCCATTACGTTGAAATCGCCAGTCAAAGCAAACAAAGTAAACTTTTTTGAAACCTCGCTGGAAGCATGGGCCGTCAATGGCACACCGGCTGACTGCGTCAAGATGGCGATTGAGGTCATTCTCAAGGAAAAGCCAGATGTAATTGTATCTGGAATCAACCGTGGACCGAATCTGGGACGGGATGTCTTTTATTCAGGTACGATCTCAGCAGCGATTGAGGGGGCGATGTACCAGATTCCTTCCATCGCTATATCTCTCGCTACGCTGAAGCCAAACCCGAATTTTTCAATCGTCGAGCCGCTTGCCTACGAAATATTTGAAACCCTGCTCAGACACAAGCTCAGTCCCGAAACGGTTCTGAACATCAATCTCCCGTATTTGTCCAGGGAAATGGTAAAAGGAGTAGCAGTCACGCCGCTGGCAATGGATGTTCTGCGCTATCAATATGTGGGCTTGAACGATCCACAAGGGTATATGTGCTACTGGCTCTCCGACCACTTGAGTGAGCTTCACTTTGAGGACGAGGAGTCCGATTATTACAAGCTTCGCGACGGTTATATCACTATTACTCCTTTGCAATTAAACATGACGAATACTGCCATGAAGGCAAAAATCGGCAAATGGTTTCAAGGCGCGAAGCAAAGCACTTAG
- a CDS encoding pseudouridine-5'-phosphate glycosidase encodes MKQYLTFTEEVRHALENNLPVVALETTIISHGMPYPQNIEMAKEVEQIIRDNGAVPATIGIMDGKIKIGLSDSELEEFATNKNVAKVSRRDFAYILASGKIGATTVAATMIAAEMAGIHMFATGGIGGVHREGEITWDVSADLTELAQTDVAVVCAGAKSILDIGRTLEYLETQGVPVVGYRTDEFPSFFARESGFGVDMRIDTPEEVGKMMNTKWDLGLKGGMIIANPVPESDALNHQEIEAVIQKALAEAKENNIAGKQVTPFMLDKVKKLTEGKSLATNIALVKHNAEVAAKIAVAYQKEANHGK; translated from the coding sequence ATGAAACAATATTTGACCTTTACTGAGGAAGTACGCCACGCATTGGAGAACAACCTGCCGGTAGTTGCACTGGAGACGACGATTATTTCGCACGGTATGCCATATCCGCAAAACATCGAAATGGCAAAAGAAGTAGAGCAAATCATTCGCGACAACGGTGCTGTACCAGCTACGATCGGGATCATGGACGGCAAAATCAAAATCGGTTTGTCTGACAGCGAGCTGGAGGAGTTTGCAACGAATAAAAACGTAGCAAAAGTAAGTCGCCGGGACTTCGCTTACATTTTGGCTAGCGGTAAAATCGGTGCGACTACAGTAGCCGCTACCATGATCGCAGCTGAGATGGCTGGCATCCACATGTTTGCAACTGGTGGTATCGGCGGGGTACACCGTGAAGGCGAAATCACTTGGGACGTATCTGCTGACCTGACTGAGTTGGCTCAAACAGATGTAGCTGTAGTATGCGCGGGTGCGAAATCGATCCTCGATATCGGCCGCACACTCGAATATTTGGAAACACAAGGTGTACCAGTTGTGGGCTACCGCACGGATGAATTCCCATCCTTCTTCGCTCGCGAAAGCGGATTTGGTGTAGACATGCGTATCGATACACCAGAAGAAGTCGGTAAGATGATGAATACCAAATGGGATCTGGGACTCAAAGGCGGTATGATTATCGCAAACCCAGTACCAGAATCCGATGCACTCAACCACCAGGAAATCGAGGCTGTGATCCAAAAAGCACTTGCAGAAGCAAAAGAAAACAACATTGCAGGTAAACAGGTAACGCCATTCATGCTCGATAAAGTGAAAAAGCTGACAGAAGGCAAGAGCTTGGCAACAAACATCGCGCTGGTGAAACACAATGCTGAAGTAGCTGCAAAAATCGCGGTAGCTTATCAGAAAGAAGCGAATCACGGTAAATAA
- a CDS encoding sugar phosphate isomerase/epimerase family protein yields the protein MLYVSSTLMWAYPVEAAVLIARQYGFAGMEVWAEHVWCYQSDPKEIQQAAKRAGMKLTLHAASWDLNLCSLNHGIRKQSIEEVKRSLTLASEIGAKSVTIHPGRVTLSPRNRSWHEPILIESVNELAYEARKKDCMLSIEHIEPLPKEMIVTPQDMNQLRMALEYPTTTTFDIAHVPLSCSLSQFYSELEGIDKIHVSDATATKLHVPLGTGEIDLPGIWPLLFEEKRPVVVEGFDDARSLSQLKQNMVYLRQEDCVSFG from the coding sequence ATGCTGTATGTTTCATCAACACTGATGTGGGCTTACCCGGTAGAGGCGGCTGTCTTGATTGCACGTCAATACGGATTTGCGGGTATGGAGGTATGGGCGGAGCACGTCTGGTGTTACCAAAGTGACCCGAAAGAAATCCAACAGGCGGCAAAACGAGCGGGAATGAAGCTGACCTTGCATGCAGCTAGCTGGGATTTAAATTTGTGTTCGCTGAATCATGGCATTCGCAAGCAATCCATTGAAGAAGTGAAGCGTTCCTTGACGCTAGCAAGTGAAATCGGAGCCAAAAGTGTAACCATCCATCCGGGACGAGTGACGCTGTCTCCCAGAAACCGAAGCTGGCATGAGCCGATTCTGATTGAGAGCGTGAATGAGCTGGCGTACGAAGCAAGGAAAAAAGACTGTATGTTGTCTATCGAGCACATTGAGCCTCTGCCGAAGGAAATGATCGTGACACCGCAAGATATGAATCAACTGAGAATGGCATTGGAATACCCGACGACAACCACGTTTGATATTGCTCATGTTCCTCTTTCCTGTTCCTTGTCGCAATTTTACAGCGAGCTAGAGGGGATCGATAAAATTCATGTGAGCGACGCTACGGCAACCAAGCTGCATGTGCCATTAGGAACAGGAGAGATTGATTTGCCAGGCATTTGGCCGTTGTTGTTTGAAGAAAAGAGACCCGTTGTTGTAGAAGGCTTCGATGATGCGAGGAGCTTGTCTCAGCTTAAGCAAAACATGGTTTATTTACGGCAAGAGGATTGTGTTTCATTTGGATAG
- a CDS encoding ABC transporter substrate-binding protein: MKRVLSPKWTLSLFAAVAVFGLAACGSQPSSTSPTPAANTEATSESAPAPAKIAGSLSFYTSQPDADAQALIEGFSKNYPEVKVELFRSGTEEVMSRLQAEAQAGQVKADVLLVADAPTFASLKKQDLLMPYASPEAKDIPAEWKDAEGAYTGTKVMATVLAVNSSKVAALPDSWKVLTSPEASNKTIMPSPLYSGAAAYNIGVLTRQADFGWDYIAGLKANQMTVTKGNGAVLKSVAGGEKGYGMVVDYLVARAKKDGSPVELIYPNEGVPVITEPIGIMKATKNAEAAKAFVDYVLSEEGQQLASSLGYTPIRKGIAAPEGLRAQDQIKVLSANTDELEANREADKKKFGEMMGAK, from the coding sequence TTGAAACGTGTTCTTAGCCCAAAATGGACCCTTTCTTTATTCGCAGCCGTTGCTGTCTTCGGACTGGCAGCCTGCGGTTCCCAGCCTTCTTCCACATCACCAACCCCGGCGGCGAACACTGAAGCGACATCTGAGTCTGCCCCTGCCCCAGCCAAAATCGCAGGGTCGCTGAGCTTTTATACCTCCCAGCCAGATGCAGACGCGCAAGCATTGATCGAGGGTTTTTCGAAAAATTATCCGGAGGTAAAAGTAGAGCTGTTCCGATCCGGTACAGAGGAAGTGATGAGTCGCTTGCAGGCGGAGGCACAAGCTGGGCAGGTAAAAGCAGATGTGCTTTTGGTTGCGGATGCACCGACCTTTGCTAGCCTGAAAAAACAGGATTTGCTCATGCCGTATGCTTCGCCCGAGGCTAAGGACATTCCGGCGGAGTGGAAGGATGCAGAGGGCGCCTATACGGGAACCAAAGTGATGGCAACCGTTCTTGCAGTCAACAGCAGCAAGGTTGCCGCTCTTCCGGACAGTTGGAAGGTTCTGACCAGTCCGGAAGCCTCGAACAAAACGATTATGCCAAGTCCACTCTACTCTGGAGCAGCAGCCTATAACATAGGCGTACTTACTCGGCAGGCTGATTTTGGTTGGGACTACATAGCTGGACTCAAAGCAAACCAGATGACAGTCACTAAAGGCAATGGTGCCGTATTGAAAAGCGTCGCAGGCGGCGAGAAGGGATATGGGATGGTTGTGGATTACCTCGTAGCTCGGGCGAAAAAAGACGGCTCTCCAGTCGAGCTCATCTATCCAAACGAGGGTGTTCCTGTCATAACCGAACCAATCGGGATCATGAAAGCAACGAAAAATGCAGAGGCAGCAAAAGCGTTTGTCGATTATGTGCTCTCGGAAGAAGGACAGCAGCTTGCAAGCAGTCTCGGGTACACTCCGATCAGAAAAGGCATCGCTGCTCCGGAAGGGCTACGCGCTCAAGACCAGATCAAGGTGCTTTCTGCGAATACAGATGAACTTGAAGCGAACAGAGAGGCGGACAAAAAGAAATTTGGAGAGATGATGGGTGCAAAGTAA
- a CDS encoding ABC transporter ATP-binding protein has protein sequence MNSARVKGVSKKFGDVTVLHHLDLQIGQGEFVALLGPSGCGKTTLLRLLAGFESPTSGEIWINQECVADQARRKPPEERRIGMVFQSFALWPHLTVYENVVFPLQHQKHVPAAYKDNPKVRVAQMLEMVGLGGMEERFPNQLSGGQKQRVALARAIVFNPTLLLMDEPLSSLDAELRMQMRKEIQFIHRELGTSIVYVTHDQSEALAMADQIVVMKGGRVEQAGSPQDIYYSPQSPFVAKFVGRANFLKGNWACPNTFLLERQGEPAVPIAVSRDFSSFHAQQILPVRPDQLKLAAWQQGMEGVIGKVSHVQFQGRELLYSIRVGEDDWEVVTDISQRFSYEERVCVEVCV, from the coding sequence ATGAACAGTGCAAGAGTGAAGGGCGTTTCCAAAAAATTCGGAGATGTGACGGTGCTCCACCATCTGGATCTACAAATTGGACAAGGGGAATTCGTTGCTTTGCTCGGGCCGAGCGGCTGCGGAAAAACGACACTGCTTAGGCTATTGGCGGGTTTTGAATCGCCTACCAGCGGAGAAATCTGGATCAATCAAGAGTGCGTAGCGGACCAGGCAAGAAGAAAGCCGCCAGAGGAGCGGCGGATTGGTATGGTGTTTCAGTCATTCGCACTTTGGCCGCATTTGACTGTCTATGAGAATGTCGTGTTTCCGTTGCAACATCAAAAGCACGTGCCTGCCGCTTACAAAGATAATCCAAAGGTACGGGTGGCACAAATGCTGGAGATGGTCGGTCTTGGAGGAATGGAAGAGAGATTTCCCAATCAGCTCTCTGGTGGACAAAAGCAGCGCGTTGCTCTGGCGCGGGCCATCGTGTTTAACCCTACGCTGCTTCTGATGGACGAGCCATTGAGCAGTCTCGATGCAGAGCTGCGTATGCAAATGCGCAAGGAAATCCAATTTATTCACCGCGAGCTGGGGACTTCCATCGTCTACGTCACACACGATCAGTCAGAGGCACTGGCTATGGCGGATCAGATCGTCGTAATGAAAGGAGGCAGGGTGGAACAAGCAGGTAGCCCGCAGGATATATACTATTCGCCCCAATCGCCTTTTGTCGCCAAGTTTGTGGGACGGGCTAACTTCTTAAAAGGAAACTGGGCTTGCCCCAATACCTTTCTGTTGGAGAGGCAAGGAGAGCCAGCGGTACCGATTGCTGTTTCCCGCGACTTTTCTTCCTTTCACGCTCAGCAAATATTGCCGGTTCGTCCCGATCAGTTGAAGCTCGCAGCGTGGCAGCAAGGAATGGAAGGCGTTATCGGAAAGGTATCTCATGTGCAATTTCAGGGGCGAGAACTGCTTTATTCCATCCGGGTCGGGGAGGATGACTGGGAGGTTGTCACGGACATCAGTCAGCGCTTTTCCTATGAGGAGCGTGTATGCGTAGAGGTTTGTGTATAA